In a single window of the Actinomycetota bacterium genome:
- a CDS encoding aldehyde dehydrogenase family protein, protein MYVDGRWVQGIEGEVFETHDPATGEELATVPAADSADVDRAVRAARRAFDDGTWSNAVPERERARILHAMAALVRDQLEELAVLEVRDCGKPIADARADIEEVAFQLDYYAGWATKITGDIPPVGPDAMSLVVKEPVGVCGLIVPWNYPMLMATQKVAPALATGCTVVLKPAEQTPLTALRLAAIAEAAGLPAGALNVVTGFGPDAGGPLLVHPMVDKISFTGSKDIGKLIMRTCADQLKRVTLELGGKSPNIVFADADLAAAVPGSAAGVFGNQGEVCSAGSRIFVEAAIYDDVLQAMSDAAAELRLGSGLDPATTMGPLVSREQQHRVESYIDIGREEGARVAYQGRPPSDPALEHGYFVPPVVFEAASNDLRIAREEIFGPVATVIPFTDVDEVVRLANDTEYGLAAAIWTTDLKKALRTARAVRAGVVWVNDSQPAPTEALWGGYKQSGIGRELGPYALDAYLETKQIFINIA, encoded by the coding sequence ATGTACGTCGACGGTCGCTGGGTGCAAGGCATCGAGGGCGAGGTGTTCGAGACCCACGACCCCGCCACGGGCGAGGAGCTCGCGACGGTGCCCGCGGCCGACTCGGCCGACGTCGATCGCGCGGTGCGGGCGGCACGGCGCGCGTTCGACGACGGCACCTGGTCCAACGCGGTGCCCGAGCGGGAGAGGGCCCGGATCCTCCACGCGATGGCCGCGCTCGTGCGCGATCAGCTCGAGGAGCTCGCGGTGCTAGAGGTGCGTGACTGCGGCAAGCCGATCGCCGACGCGCGGGCCGACATCGAAGAGGTCGCGTTCCAGCTCGACTACTACGCGGGCTGGGCGACGAAGATCACCGGCGACATCCCGCCGGTGGGGCCCGACGCGATGAGCCTCGTCGTCAAGGAGCCGGTCGGGGTGTGCGGGCTGATCGTGCCGTGGAACTACCCGATGCTGATGGCGACGCAGAAGGTGGCGCCCGCGCTCGCCACAGGCTGCACAGTCGTGCTGAAGCCCGCCGAGCAGACGCCGCTCACCGCGCTGCGCCTCGCCGCGATCGCCGAAGCGGCCGGGTTGCCGGCAGGCGCGCTGAACGTCGTGACCGGGTTCGGCCCAGATGCGGGAGGGCCGCTCCTCGTGCACCCGATGGTCGACAAGATCTCGTTCACCGGCTCCAAGGACATCGGCAAGTTGATCATGAGGACGTGCGCCGACCAGCTGAAGCGGGTGACGCTCGAGCTCGGCGGCAAGAGCCCGAACATCGTCTTCGCAGATGCAGATCTCGCGGCTGCGGTTCCCGGTTCGGCCGCCGGCGTGTTCGGCAACCAGGGCGAGGTGTGCTCGGCGGGCAGTCGCATCTTCGTCGAGGCCGCCATCTACGACGACGTCCTGCAGGCGATGAGCGACGCCGCGGCCGAGCTGCGTCTCGGCAGCGGGCTCGACCCGGCCACGACGATGGGCCCGCTCGTCTCGCGCGAGCAACAGCACCGGGTGGAGTCGTACATCGACATCGGTCGCGAAGAGGGCGCGCGTGTGGCATACCAGGGACGGCCCCCGAGCGACCCCGCGCTGGAGCACGGCTACTTCGTGCCGCCGGTGGTCTTCGAGGCCGCCTCGAACGATCTGCGGATCGCCCGTGAGGAGATCTTCGGCCCGGTGGCCACGGTGATCCCCTTCACCGACGTCGACGAGGTCGTCCGCCTCGCCAACGACACCGAGTACGGCCTCGCGGCCGCGATCTGGACCACCGACTTGAAGAAGGCGCTGCGCACCGCCCGGGCGGTACGCGCCGGCGTGGTGTGGGTGAACGACAGCCAGCCGGCGCCCACCGAGGCGCTGTGGGGCGGCTACAAGCAGAGCGGCATCGGGCGCGAGCTCGGGCCGTACGCCCTCGACGCATACCTGGAGACCAAGCAGATCTTCATCAACATCGCCTAG
- a CDS encoding heme A synthase: MSPRRVTPAGYQRTAVVALVMLCVIVVTGALVRLTGSGLGCTDWPACNEERIIDVSTGHGAIEQLNRLFTGVVAIAVAFAVLGSIWRVPRRSDLVRLSLGLVAGVVGQIVLGGIVVLTDLHPAANQGHFLLSMILVANALVLVKRAGEPDGARRLAAVGPVTTRLVWLVAALTTLAVLSGTVVTGTGPHAGDEEARRFGFDISNVARIHAGAVLAAVAAAVVLGWWLLRRSRTDRAVLAQPLETFLVLAVVQGAVGYTQYFNDVPAALVAIHVALATAVFLAAVWLVLATRKALAPSQEPGQANAAREAATQRNSLTVS; encoded by the coding sequence ATGTCGCCGCGTCGCGTCACCCCTGCCGGATACCAGCGCACCGCCGTGGTCGCGCTCGTCATGCTGTGCGTGATCGTGGTCACCGGGGCGCTGGTGCGCCTCACCGGGTCCGGACTCGGTTGCACCGACTGGCCGGCCTGCAACGAAGAGCGGATCATCGACGTCTCCACCGGCCACGGGGCGATCGAGCAGCTGAACAGGTTGTTCACCGGTGTGGTCGCAATCGCCGTGGCGTTCGCGGTGCTGGGCTCGATCTGGCGCGTTCCTCGCCGGAGTGACCTCGTGCGGCTGTCGCTCGGCCTGGTTGCCGGCGTGGTCGGCCAGATCGTGCTCGGCGGGATCGTGGTGCTGACCGATCTGCATCCGGCGGCGAACCAGGGCCACTTCCTGCTGTCGATGATCCTCGTCGCCAATGCCCTGGTACTCGTCAAGCGGGCCGGCGAGCCCGACGGCGCCCGCCGGCTGGCTGCGGTCGGCCCCGTCACGACCCGTCTGGTGTGGCTCGTGGCCGCTCTCACCACGCTCGCCGTGCTGAGCGGCACCGTCGTCACCGGGACGGGACCCCACGCCGGCGACGAGGAGGCCCGCCGGTTCGGGTTCGACATTTCGAACGTCGCCCGGATCCACGCAGGTGCGGTGTTGGCCGCCGTCGCCGCGGCAGTCGTGCTCGGCTGGTGGCTGCTCCGGCGGTCCCGCACCGACCGCGCCGTGTTGGCCCAGCCGCTCGAGACGTTCCTCGTCCTCGCCGTCGTGCAGGGAGCCGTCGGCTACACGCAGTACTTCAACGACGTGCCCGCGGCGCTCGTCGCCATCCACGTCGCGCTGGCGACGGCGGTGTTCCTCGCCGCGGTGTGGCTGGTCCTCGCCACCCGGAAGGCGCTGGCGCCGAGCCAGGAGCCCGGTCAGGCGAACGCGGCCAGGGAGGCCGCGACGCAGCGGAACTCCCTCACCGTGTCGTAG
- a CDS encoding nitronate monooxygenase translates to MHTRVSELLGVDYPIVQAPMGWIARAQLAAAVSEAGALGIIETSSGELDAVRAEILAMRERTDRPFGVNIAQLFVRDPAIVDFVVEQGVRFVTTSAGDPTRYTAKLKDAGLTVFHVVPTLAAAMKAVAAGVDGLVVEGGEGGGFKNPRDVSTMVLLPLVTSRVDVPVIAAGGICDGVSMAAAFALGAEGVQMGTRMVSAAESPVHDNWKRAIVDAAETDTVFLNRFSRPGLRALRTERSSRLERDEHVDLSEFGNVADLYFGGDMEAAIALAGQVAGRIDSVRPVADILYDTVREFRCVAASLAAFA, encoded by the coding sequence ATCCACACCAGAGTCAGCGAACTGCTCGGTGTCGACTACCCGATCGTGCAGGCACCGATGGGCTGGATCGCGCGCGCGCAGCTCGCCGCTGCCGTGTCCGAGGCGGGCGCGCTCGGCATCATCGAGACGTCGTCGGGCGAGCTCGACGCGGTGCGCGCCGAGATCCTCGCGATGCGCGAGCGCACCGATCGCCCGTTCGGCGTCAACATCGCCCAGCTGTTCGTGCGCGACCCGGCGATCGTCGACTTCGTCGTCGAGCAGGGCGTGCGCTTCGTCACCACGTCGGCGGGCGACCCGACGCGCTACACGGCCAAGCTGAAAGACGCCGGGCTCACCGTCTTCCACGTGGTGCCGACCCTCGCCGCGGCAATGAAGGCCGTCGCCGCGGGTGTCGACGGGCTCGTCGTCGAGGGAGGAGAGGGCGGCGGGTTCAAGAACCCGCGCGACGTCTCGACGATGGTGCTGCTGCCCCTCGTCACCTCCCGTGTGGACGTGCCGGTGATCGCGGCCGGCGGGATCTGTGACGGCGTCTCGATGGCAGCCGCCTTCGCTCTCGGCGCGGAGGGCGTGCAGATGGGCACGCGGATGGTGTCGGCGGCCGAGTCGCCGGTGCACGACAACTGGAAGCGGGCCATCGTCGACGCAGCCGAGACCGACACGGTCTTCCTCAACCGCTTCTCCCGGCCCGGTCTGCGCGCGCTGCGCACCGAGCGCTCCAGCCGCCTGGAGCGTGACGAGCACGTCGACCTGAGCGAGTTCGGCAACGTCGCCGACCTGTACTTCGGCGGCGACATGGAGGCCGCGATCGCCCTCGCCGGCCAGGTGGCGGGGCGCATCGACTCGGTCCGCCCCGTCGCGGACATCCTCTACGACACGGTGAGGGAGTTCCGCTGCGTCGCGGCCTCCCTGGCCGCGTTCGCCTGA
- a CDS encoding histidine phosphatase family protein has translation MEIVLIRHGEPEWVRDGWNVDNPPLTERGRRQAEQMAEALAGEQFDDVLVSPLVRARETARPLLEALARAEVVDPWLEEIRNPIWHGTPRDKAEAAYREDRARPAEQRWLGLEGGEPVRDFVQRIHTGARAFLAERGVRRASHELPVWEMRRSRSSHRSRRPCGYQQRHHLSPARPRSDAVGVGALRPRPWLDLARRVAAARRRAHVQPEQAERPGAPHGHRPHQMNRC, from the coding sequence GTGGAGATCGTCCTCATCCGACACGGCGAGCCGGAGTGGGTCCGTGACGGCTGGAACGTCGACAATCCCCCGCTCACCGAGCGGGGCCGGCGCCAGGCCGAGCAGATGGCTGAAGCCCTCGCCGGCGAGCAGTTCGACGATGTCCTCGTCTCGCCTCTCGTCCGGGCGCGCGAGACCGCGCGCCCCCTGTTGGAGGCTCTTGCCCGGGCCGAGGTGGTCGACCCGTGGCTGGAGGAGATCCGCAACCCGATCTGGCACGGCACGCCTCGCGACAAGGCCGAAGCGGCTTATCGCGAAGACCGCGCCCGTCCCGCCGAGCAGCGCTGGCTCGGCCTGGAAGGCGGCGAGCCGGTACGCGACTTCGTCCAGCGGATCCACACCGGCGCACGGGCCTTCCTCGCCGAGCGTGGCGTGCGCAGAGCTTCGCACGAGCTGCCGGTGTGGGAGATGCGACGCTCCCGATCGTCGCATCGCTCTCGTCGCCCATGCGGGTACCAACAGCGTCACCATCTGTCACCTGCTCGGCCTCGATCCGACGCCGTGGGAGTGGGAGCGCTTCGTCCTCGGCCATGGCTCGATCTCGCGCGTCGAGTCGCTGCAGCTCGGCGACGGGCACACGTTCAGCCTGAGCAGGCTGAGCGACCTGGAGCACCTCACGGTCACCGACCGCACCAGATGAACCGTTGCTAG
- a CDS encoding class I SAM-dependent methyltransferase translates to MGELDPDKLKLYSFLVFTKLEGAVTSGMIHLGDQLGLYKALKDAEGPLTTTELAARAGLDERWVREWAYNQAAAALVELDPTGERFTLSPEAAAVLATSDHPAFGMGMFHRLPQTMAALGEMPECFRTGLGLDYDSHGPEGAVGIERSFEPWNRAFLLPVVLPALDGVVDKLTAGAHVADVGCGAGGAVLLMAGAFPASQFHGYDISRYALGRAEQKREEAGAAGTNAHFHDPRQDPLPSNHSVDLITTFDCIHDMTDPQGMMHAIRQAITPDGTWLLVDIKAQDTFAENASKNPMASLMYGISVLSCMSSALSEPGGAGLGTLGLSMRRAEEMAREAGFTRFRKLDVDHAVNAFYEIRP, encoded by the coding sequence ATGGGGGAGCTCGATCCTGACAAGCTGAAGCTGTACTCGTTCCTGGTGTTCACCAAGCTCGAAGGCGCGGTGACGTCGGGGATGATCCATCTCGGCGACCAACTCGGCCTCTACAAGGCGTTGAAAGACGCGGAGGGGCCGCTCACCACCACCGAGCTCGCCGCGCGCGCTGGTCTCGACGAGCGCTGGGTGCGTGAGTGGGCGTACAACCAGGCCGCCGCTGCCCTGGTGGAGCTCGACCCGACGGGGGAGCGCTTCACGCTTTCGCCCGAGGCCGCGGCCGTGCTCGCCACCTCCGATCACCCGGCGTTCGGGATGGGCATGTTCCACCGCCTGCCCCAGACGATGGCCGCCCTCGGCGAGATGCCGGAGTGCTTTCGCACCGGACTCGGGCTCGACTACGACAGCCACGGCCCGGAGGGCGCGGTCGGCATCGAGCGCAGCTTCGAGCCCTGGAACCGGGCGTTCCTGCTGCCGGTGGTGCTGCCGGCGCTCGACGGTGTCGTCGACAAGCTCACCGCGGGCGCGCACGTCGCGGACGTCGGGTGCGGTGCCGGCGGCGCGGTGCTGTTGATGGCCGGCGCGTTCCCGGCCAGCCAGTTCCACGGCTACGACATCTCCCGGTACGCGCTCGGGCGGGCCGAGCAGAAGCGGGAAGAGGCCGGGGCCGCCGGCACGAACGCGCACTTCCACGATCCCCGCCAGGATCCGCTGCCCTCGAACCACTCCGTCGACTTGATCACCACCTTCGACTGCATCCACGACATGACCGACCCGCAGGGGATGATGCACGCGATCCGCCAGGCGATCACCCCCGACGGCACCTGGCTGCTCGTCGACATCAAGGCCCAGGACACCTTCGCGGAGAACGCGTCCAAGAACCCGATGGCCTCGTTGATGTACGGGATCAGCGTGCTGTCGTGCATGTCCTCGGCACTGAGCGAGCCCGGCGGGGCGGGTCTCGGCACGCTCGGGTTGTCCATGCGCCGGGCCGAGGAGATGGCCCGCGAGGCCGGCTTCACCCGCTTCCGCAAGCTCGACGTGGACCACGCGGTGAACGCGTTCTACGAGATCCGCCCCTGA
- a CDS encoding TetR family transcriptional regulator C-terminal domain-containing protein — protein MKKPTVEERRTEILDITREVLIERGFAHTRISDVASRLGVSTSLIHYHFDSKDELLAEAFRHAASLDLAEMEAEIEAAPSAIGKLDALIQQSVPEGSDDVEWMLWIDAWGEALRHPELKAISQELDRQSTELIERVIETGLRSGEFRCADPHGAALRLTSLIDGLAVQFAAHVDVVTRDQVIEHVRVAAAAEMGIRAAALADPAGRGAVDTSAAAPTTSEATPPPSPATELAIRALIDRYGDAVLRRDAEAFAATWTDDALWDLGRGAVEGRPAVVNAFERGFSRFRWVVQSASTVILDVDEDAGTGTGRVTIEERFQLNDGTRGQLAAVYHDRYRRTGSGWRFAARRMELIDRS, from the coding sequence GTGAAGAAGCCGACCGTCGAAGAGCGCCGCACCGAGATCCTCGACATCACCCGTGAGGTACTGATCGAGCGCGGCTTCGCCCACACGCGCATCTCCGACGTCGCCTCGAGGCTCGGCGTGTCGACGAGTCTGATCCACTACCACTTCGACTCCAAGGACGAACTGCTCGCCGAGGCCTTCCGCCACGCCGCATCTCTCGACCTGGCCGAGATGGAGGCCGAGATCGAGGCCGCACCCTCCGCGATCGGCAAGCTCGACGCGCTCATCCAGCAGTCGGTGCCGGAGGGCAGCGACGACGTCGAGTGGATGCTCTGGATCGACGCGTGGGGCGAGGCGCTGCGCCATCCGGAGCTGAAGGCGATCAGCCAGGAGCTGGACCGCCAGTCGACCGAGCTCATCGAGCGGGTGATCGAGACCGGCCTGCGCTCGGGCGAGTTCCGCTGCGCCGATCCGCACGGCGCCGCCCTGAGGTTGACGTCGCTCATCGACGGGCTGGCGGTCCAGTTCGCCGCGCACGTCGACGTCGTCACGCGTGACCAGGTGATCGAGCACGTACGCGTTGCGGCGGCGGCGGAGATGGGGATCCGCGCCGCCGCGCTCGCCGATCCGGCCGGGCGCGGCGCCGTCGACACCAGTGCCGCGGCACCCACCACGTCGGAGGCGACGCCGCCCCCCAGCCCGGCCACCGAGCTCGCCATCCGGGCGCTGATCGACCGCTACGGCGACGCCGTACTACGGCGGGACGCCGAGGCGTTTGCCGCCACCTGGACCGACGACGCCCTGTGGGACCTCGGCCGCGGCGCCGTCGAGGGACGGCCCGCCGTGGTGAACGCGTTCGAGCGGGGCTTCTCCCGCTTCCGATGGGTGGTGCAGAGCGCGTCGACGGTGATCCTCGACGTCGACGAGGACGCCGGTACCGGCACCGGTCGGGTCACCATCGAGGAACGGTTCCAGCTCAACGACGGCACGCGTGGCCAGCTCGCCGCCGTCTACCACGACCGCTACCGGCGCACAGGCAGCGGATGGCGCTTCGCCGCGCGCCGGATGGAGCTGATCGACCGCTCTTAG
- a CDS encoding EamA family transporter — translation MPSAKSRPALAVLLAAVLWGTTGTAQALGPDATSAFGVGALRLLVGAVSLVVTALLSGATAHQPWRRCLRPLLAGGLAVAAYQLMFFVSTRRAGVAVATVVTIGSAPVFSALVAIARGRGLAAPAAAATAVTIAGVALLGLSGTEGSDAAGAARWGIVAALLAGAGYAAYAELGREAMDRGMHSTTAMAGLFTVGAAAAAFVLPWQPLGWVASASGLVMLVHLGVVTLAVAYVSFGWGLHRLPVPTVVTLTLAEPLVAALLAVVVLDERLSAAGWAGVGVVVLGLALTGRAARAPDTGSGASTDYGRPP, via the coding sequence ATGCCCAGCGCCAAGTCGCGGCCCGCGCTGGCCGTCCTCTTGGCAGCGGTGCTCTGGGGGACGACCGGCACCGCGCAAGCGCTCGGCCCGGACGCGACGAGCGCGTTCGGGGTCGGCGCGCTGCGGCTGCTGGTCGGTGCGGTGTCGCTCGTCGTCACCGCGCTCCTGAGCGGGGCGACGGCCCATCAGCCCTGGCGCCGCTGCCTCCGCCCGCTGCTGGCAGGCGGTCTGGCCGTCGCCGCCTATCAGCTCATGTTCTTCGTCAGCACCAGGCGTGCAGGGGTGGCGGTGGCGACGGTGGTCACGATCGGCAGCGCACCGGTGTTCAGCGCGCTCGTCGCCATCGCCCGCGGCCGCGGGTTGGCCGCGCCCGCCGCGGCGGCCACGGCGGTGACGATCGCGGGCGTCGCCCTGCTCGGACTGTCCGGCACGGAGGGGTCCGACGCAGCCGGAGCCGCCAGATGGGGGATCGTCGCCGCGCTGCTCGCCGGTGCCGGCTACGCCGCCTACGCGGAGCTCGGGCGCGAGGCGATGGACCGCGGCATGCACTCGACGACGGCGATGGCCGGGCTGTTCACGGTCGGGGCGGCCGCTGCCGCGTTCGTGTTGCCGTGGCAGCCCCTCGGCTGGGTGGCGTCCGCATCGGGCCTGGTGATGCTCGTCCACCTGGGCGTGGTCACGCTCGCCGTGGCCTATGTGTCGTTCGGATGGGGGCTCCACCGCCTCCCGGTGCCGACGGTGGTCACGCTGACTCTCGCCGAGCCTCTCGTGGCGGCACTGCTGGCCGTGGTCGTGCTCGACGAGCGGCTCTCTGCCGCCGGCTGGGCGGGGGTCGGTGTGGTGGTGCTCGGCCTGGCGCTCACGGGCCGCGCCGCCCGCGCACCGGACACCGGTTCCGGCGCCTCGACTGATTACGGTCGACCGCCGTGA
- a CDS encoding DUF4190 domain-containing protein, with product MAGGLDESTGQVLRPPAWHPDPLRRCELRYHNGRAWTADVAAEGKRYVDPLGIGATTPSAAFSAAGATRPLVRRTSGLAITSLVLGLCGVVLAWLPFLFVLGAVAGVGAVVFGVVARRHTRPDVPPPAGRTGRGMANAGLILGPLALGLAVVGLWMTTELLELVDPGEYTVEGGECAADGSFATLEGTIRNDGFRTRSYLVTVGFESTGSARTRTRDTVTVRDVAAGETERWTARTRWRDDEVSCTIVDVGGSLAAFGSG from the coding sequence GTGGCTGGCGGCCTCGACGAATCGACGGGCCAGGTGCTGCGTCCACCCGCCTGGCACCCGGATCCGCTCCGGCGCTGCGAGCTGCGCTACCACAACGGCCGGGCGTGGACCGCCGACGTCGCCGCCGAGGGCAAGCGCTACGTCGACCCGCTGGGCATCGGCGCGACCACCCCAAGCGCGGCGTTCTCTGCGGCCGGGGCGACCCGCCCGCTGGTCAGGCGCACGAGCGGGCTCGCGATCACCTCGTTGGTGCTCGGGCTCTGCGGCGTGGTGCTCGCCTGGCTGCCGTTCCTGTTCGTGCTCGGCGCGGTGGCGGGGGTGGGCGCCGTCGTCTTCGGTGTCGTCGCCCGGCGTCACACGCGCCCGGACGTGCCCCCTCCCGCAGGCCGTACGGGCCGGGGCATGGCCAACGCCGGGCTGATCCTCGGCCCGCTCGCTCTCGGCCTGGCGGTGGTCGGATTATGGATGACCACCGAACTGCTCGAGCTCGTCGACCCCGGCGAGTACACCGTCGAAGGGGGCGAGTGCGCCGCCGACGGCTCCTTCGCCACCCTGGAGGGCACCATCCGCAACGACGGTTTCCGCACGCGCTCGTACCTCGTCACCGTCGGGTTCGAGTCGACGGGCTCAGCCAGGACCCGCACCCGCGACACGGTCACCGTACGCGACGTCGCCGCGGGCGAGACCGAGCGCTGGACCGCCCGCACCCGCTGGCGCGACGACGAGGTGTCGTGCACGATCGTCGACGTCGGCGGTTCGCTGGCGGCTTTCGGGTCCGGCTGA
- a CDS encoding SDR family oxidoreductase, translating into MARLTRLSRSIAGKRALVTGAGSGMGRATAHLFADEGAQVAVVDVDAERVLQVVDEVRAAHGIGAAEGFVVDVADREAIQQLVVDVVERLGGIDIVVNNAGVSAVTSVFSPDDEFEAGWERTLTVNLGAHVRLVRAALQHLRAADGGGRVVNIASTEAIVATGGIAAYSASKAGVTGLTRSLAVELGRFGVTVNAICPGPISTAMTAGIPDEAKETYARRKVPLRRYGDPEEVAHMTLALCLPSASFVTGATIVVDGGMTVRHT; encoded by the coding sequence ATGGCTCGCCTTACGAGGCTGTCCAGGTCGATCGCGGGCAAGCGAGCGCTGGTCACCGGCGCCGGCAGCGGGATGGGCCGGGCGACGGCTCATCTGTTCGCCGACGAGGGCGCGCAGGTCGCGGTCGTCGACGTCGACGCCGAGCGGGTGCTGCAGGTGGTCGACGAGGTGCGCGCGGCCCACGGCATCGGCGCCGCGGAGGGCTTCGTGGTCGACGTCGCCGACCGGGAGGCGATCCAACAGCTCGTCGTCGACGTCGTGGAACGCCTCGGCGGGATCGACATCGTTGTTAACAACGCCGGCGTGTCCGCGGTGACCTCGGTGTTCTCGCCCGACGACGAGTTCGAGGCCGGCTGGGAACGCACGCTCACGGTCAACCTCGGCGCCCACGTGCGCTTGGTGCGTGCCGCCCTGCAGCACCTGCGCGCCGCCGACGGCGGGGGACGGGTGGTGAACATCGCCTCGACAGAGGCGATCGTGGCCACGGGCGGGATCGCCGCGTACTCGGCCTCCAAGGCCGGTGTCACCGGGCTGACGCGCAGCCTGGCGGTGGAGCTCGGCCGGTTCGGGGTCACCGTCAACGCGATCTGTCCCGGGCCGATCTCCACCGCGATGACCGCGGGCATCCCTGACGAGGCGAAGGAGACCTATGCCAGGCGCAAGGTGCCGCTGCGCCGGTACGGCGACCCGGAGGAGGTCGCGCACATGACCCTCGCCCTCTGCCTGCCGTCGGCGAGCTTCGTCACGGGGGCAACGATCGTGGTCGACGGGGGGATGACCGTGCGCCACACGTGA